A window of Lytechinus variegatus isolate NC3 chromosome 15, Lvar_3.0, whole genome shotgun sequence contains these coding sequences:
- the LOC121428338 gene encoding uncharacterized protein LOC121428338: MATFGVVEDCDGKFLEGGSTNSADETDFPRAVIDLVKTCEIPLMYFRNRIFSPHSQDMCSLMPASKPASRHRLIHREWGKSVSSRVEGRGVMALLTIDDQALDEDKAKRIAHYIQHLLKDTQCEFLKWDQQCLLLYFSSCNDYQRLGDHFMRKELDDCAGSKVMQVEAAKLTNPPRSLIEISVPRAQGDSTRDTISSFLSHFSGAFTHATIMEEENSPAIAVSPDGIPSMGVVMMFTSGAGRVEEVLSNPPWKRQSLSDEVSQIEFATKFCVHTERALPFWGVRTGAPSPGVRLLLFVRHPSKFDDMDKFYQEFTGVTPLEHKSTSSSLRYSTYTLSTRCEFTLAHYPGLKPYPLDSLSLGFHIRNLNKAGTAERLNDDHWSTRDPEGNKVTLFSVRR; this comes from the exons ATGGCAACCTTTGGAGTAGTAGAAGACTGCGATGGAAAGTTTTTAGAAGGAGGATCGACGAATTCGGCAGACGAAACAGATTTCCCCCGGGCTGTTATTGATTTGGTGAAAACCTGTGAAATCCCACTGATGTATTTCCGGAATAGGATATTCTCTCCCCATTCACAAGATATGTGCAGCTTGATGCCTGCGAGTAAACCAGCCTCAAGGCACAGACTG ATTCATAGGGAATGGGGAAAAAGTGTATCAAGCAGAGTAGAAGGTCGTGGTGTAATGGCTCTCTTGACGATAGATGACCAAGCGTTGGATGAAGATAAAGCTAAGAGAATAGCACATTACATTCAACATCTACTCAAGGATACTCAATGTGAATTTCTAAA ATGGGATCAGCAATGTCTTCTACTATACTTTAGCTCATGTAATGATTACCAACGTTTAGGAGATCATTTTATGCGCAAAGAACTGGATGACTGTGCAGGATCAAAGGTTATGCAGGTAGAAG cTGCCAAACTGACTAACCCGCCACGTAGTCTGATAGAAATCTCTGTGCCTCGTGCCCAAGGTGATTCTACAAGGGATACCATATCATCCTTTCTCTCACACTTCTCTGGAGCTTTCACTCATGCAACCATCATGGAGGAAGAGAACTCTCCTGCCATTGCCGTGTCCCCCGATGGCATTCCGTCAATGGGCGTGGTCATGATGTTTACGTCAGGTGCAGGTAGAGTAGAGGAAGTCCTCTCCAACCCGCCTTGGAAACGCCAGTCCCTATCTGATGAAGTCTCCCAGATAGAGTTTGCAACCAAGTTCTGTGTCCACACGGAGAGGGCGCTGCCGTTCTGGGGGGTGCGTACAGGAGCGCCCTCACCTGGCGTGCGACTTCTTCTATTCGTCCGTCATCCAAGCAagtttgatgacatggacaagTTCTATCAAGAATTCACTGGCGTCACTCCTCTAGAGCATAAATCTACGTCCAGCTCACTCCGATACAGTACATATACCCTCTCAACACGCTGTGAGTTCACACTAGCTCATTATCCCGGTTTGAAACCATATCCACTAGACTCATTATCATTGGGATTTCATATAAGGAATTTGAACAAGGCTGGAACGGCAGAACGACTGAATGATGATCATTGGTCAACAAGAGATCCCGAAGGCAACAAAGTTACACTATTCTCTGTAAGAAGATAG